Proteins encoded together in one Candidatus Paceibacterota bacterium window:
- a CDS encoding thioredoxin family protein, producing MSKYTSWIIIGIAVVLIIGGIVWYGDQPGQYDQFATCIKDSGATFFGAFWCPHCQEQKSLFGKSWKKLPYVECSTPDGQGQTEICKTNNIESYPTWQWKSGDRKTGVLTFDELSQFTGCPAIKG from the coding sequence ATGAGCAAATACACATCGTGGATCATTATCGGCATAGCGGTAGTTCTCATCATTGGCGGCATAGTTTGGTACGGCGATCAGCCAGGTCAGTACGATCAGTTCGCGACCTGCATAAAAGACAGCGGCGCGACGTTCTTCGGCGCGTTCTGGTGCCCTCATTGCCAGGAGCAGAAGTCGCTTTTCGGCAAATCGTGGAAGAAGCTCCCGTACGTCGAATGCTCGACGCCTGACGGCCAGGGGCAGACCGAGATCTGCAAGACCAATAACATAGAGAGCTATCCGACCTGGCAGTGGAAGTCGGGTGACCGAAAGACGGGCGTGCTTACGTTCGATGAGCTCTCGCAATTCACCGGCTGTCCGGCCATAAAGGGATAA
- a CDS encoding disulfide bond formation protein B: MLATIVNPIWGALSVVALILSALLLAARFSPALRQSSFGRFFADKGLLVAFVVSLLATAGSLIYSDVIGYEPCKLCWFQRIFMYPQVILMGIALWKKHDWMKTYGLALSCIGAAIALYHISGQYGLAPLPCAAVGQSVSCAKEFVRTFGFITIPAMSFSAFSLIATTLWLSIPWSTPSRT, from the coding sequence ATGCTTGCAACCATCGTAAATCCGATCTGGGGAGCTCTATCCGTCGTCGCACTCATACTCTCTGCGCTCCTTCTCGCCGCACGCTTTTCTCCGGCGCTCCGACAAAGCTCGTTCGGCCGATTCTTCGCGGATAAAGGGCTCTTGGTCGCATTCGTCGTGTCGCTCCTCGCCACGGCAGGAAGCCTCATATATTCAGACGTGATCGGCTATGAGCCGTGCAAGCTCTGCTGGTTCCAGCGCATATTCATGTATCCGCAGGTCATCCTTATGGGCATAGCGCTCTGGAAAAAGCATGACTGGATGAAGACATACGGCCTCGCGCTCTCGTGCATAGGAGCGGCGATCGCCCTCTATCACATATCGGGGCAGTACGGCCTCGCGCCTCTGCCGTGCGCCGCCGTCGGGCAGTCGGTATCGTGCGCAAAGGAATTCGTCCGCACGTTCGGATTCATAACCATTCCGGCCATGTCCTTCTCAGCATTCTCCCTTATCGCGACGACGCTCTGGCTTTCCATACCATGGTCCACTCCATCGCGTACATAA
- a CDS encoding DUF456 domain-containing protein — translation MVHSIAYITALVLLAPAILMAFVPMLPALTYMFVVALAFGVIDRFTALSGMDVLILLCISLTSIVIDHTSGLLGAKYGGAHTKSLLWGMLGAFAGLFIFPAFGSFIGLFCGVLIAELYFRRKHEDRGGKALKAAGSALLGTAVGVAVNVALSIVFLILFTVFALN, via the coding sequence ATGGTCCACTCCATCGCGTACATAACGGCTCTGGTACTCCTCGCTCCGGCGATCCTAATGGCATTCGTGCCGATGCTTCCGGCGCTTACCTATATGTTTGTGGTGGCGCTCGCATTCGGCGTCATTGACCGATTCACGGCGCTTTCCGGCATGGATGTGCTGATACTCCTGTGCATCAGCCTGACATCGATCGTTATCGACCATACGTCAGGCCTTTTGGGCGCTAAATACGGCGGCGCGCATACGAAATCGCTCCTCTGGGGAATGCTTGGCGCGTTCGCAGGGCTCTTTATCTTTCCCGCATTCGGGAGCTTTATCGGACTCTTTTGCGGCGTATTGATCGCAGAGCTCTATTTCCGCCGAAAGCATGAAGATAGGGGAGGAAAGGCTCTCAAAGCCGCGGGAAGCGCCCTGTTGGGCACGGCGGTCGGCGTCGCCGTGAACGTGGCGCTTTCGATCGTCTTCCTTATCCTTTTTACCGTTTTCGCCCTCAATTAA
- a CDS encoding Gmad2 immunoglobulin-like domain-containing protein, giving the protein MSNGTKIAIAALIILLGIYAFFALDIPYRSSDEASSTPITGGTNSAAQSDLPFLTSPASGAAISSPVHMTGEARGNWYFEASFPIEIVSANGTVLGTGHSNATSDWMTANFVPFTADISFNAGSSSAGFIRIKNDNPSGDPARDKHFDIPVMFATSSKVR; this is encoded by the coding sequence ATGTCTAACGGAACGAAAATAGCCATAGCGGCGCTCATAATCCTTCTCGGAATCTATGCATTCTTTGCACTCGATATTCCTTACAGGTCTTCTGACGAAGCGTCTTCGACTCCGATTACAGGCGGGACGAATTCGGCTGCCCAAAGCGACCTGCCATTCCTGACGTCGCCGGCTTCGGGCGCGGCTATATCGTCTCCGGTCCATATGACGGGCGAAGCCCGCGGCAATTGGTACTTCGAAGCATCGTTCCCGATCGAAATCGTTTCGGCGAACGGCACGGTCCTCGGCACCGGGCATTCCAATGCGACGAGCGACTGGATGACGGCCAATTTCGTTCCGTTCACCGCCGATATCTCGTTCAACGCAGGCTCGTCATCGGCCGGATTCATCAGGATCAAGAACGACAATCCGTCGGGCGATCCCGCTCGCGACAAGCATTTCGATATCCCCGTTATGTTCGCCACATCGTCGAAGGTCAGATAA
- a CDS encoding class I SAM-dependent methyltransferase, protein MKTSWGGVADWYDKVVNDEDSYQSQVVLPYILRLITPKRGDNILDLACGQGFFSHALAAEGARVTGVDIAPELIDIARTHAMHNQEFFVSSADDLRAFRDKSFDAALCILAIQNIESMGKAFKEVARVLKTGGKFVLVLNHPAFRIPNKSSWGFDEKTNSQYRRVDEYVSESRSAIDMHPGQDAEGKKELTYSFHRPIQGYSKALANAGFVIARIEEWMSHKESEKGPRKQAEDKARKEFPMFMCIECVKSY, encoded by the coding sequence ATGAAGACATCGTGGGGAGGCGTCGCTGATTGGTATGACAAGGTAGTGAACGACGAGGACTCATACCAGTCCCAGGTCGTCTTGCCATACATTTTGCGCCTCATAACCCCAAAGAGGGGCGACAATATATTGGATCTTGCCTGCGGGCAGGGATTTTTTTCGCATGCGCTTGCCGCTGAAGGCGCTCGGGTGACGGGCGTAGATATCGCCCCGGAGCTCATCGATATCGCGCGAACCCACGCGATGCATAATCAGGAGTTTTTCGTGTCTTCCGCGGACGATCTGCGCGCGTTCAGAGATAAAAGCTTCGATGCCGCGCTGTGCATCCTGGCCATTCAGAACATAGAGAGCATGGGCAAGGCGTTCAAAGAGGTCGCGCGCGTTTTGAAGACGGGAGGGAAGTTCGTCCTGGTCTTGAATCACCCGGCATTTCGCATACCGAATAAGAGCTCATGGGGTTTCGATGAAAAGACGAATAGCCAGTACCGCCGCGTCGATGAATACGTATCCGAAAGCCGTTCCGCCATAGACATGCATCCAGGGCAGGACGCAGAGGGTAAAAAAGAGCTTACCTATTCATTCCACAGGCCGATCCAGGGATATTCGAAGGCGCTCGCCAATGCGGGCTTTGTCATAGCGAGGATAGAAGAGTGGATGTCGCATAAAGAGAGCGAAAAAGGGCCGCGAAAACAGGCAGAAGATAAGGCGCGCAAGGAGTTTCCAATGTTCATGTGCATTGAATGTGTGAAAAGTTATTAA
- the radC gene encoding DNA repair protein RadC: protein MNTYSIPNLDRMMTLDTAPGERQYVYKLRDLPEADKPREKLLAHGPNSLSIVELVAIILNTGTVKEDVLSMASRIIREYGEKSFASLDDAKRLSVDLDIPLVKACQVVASSELGRRFYKKPGGRNIAIRNAKDVSNYVRDMHELPKEYLRGIYLNNHHRIVHDEVLSMGTLDANIIHPREVFKPAFEYGASAVILVHNHPSGVTTPSGSDIEITRQLVEAGKIMGIALVDHVIVSKGKYTSVPAIYQE, encoded by the coding sequence ATGAATACATATTCGATCCCTAATCTCGACAGGATGATGACCCTCGATACGGCGCCGGGCGAGCGCCAGTATGTGTACAAGCTCCGCGACCTTCCGGAAGCCGACAAACCGCGCGAGAAACTGCTCGCGCATGGCCCTAACAGCCTTTCGATCGTCGAATTGGTGGCGATCATCCTGAATACCGGCACGGTCAAAGAAGACGTGCTTTCCATGGCGTCTCGCATCATCCGTGAATATGGCGAAAAAAGCTTTGCGTCCCTCGACGATGCCAAAAGACTCTCCGTTGATCTCGATATTCCTTTGGTAAAGGCTTGCCAGGTCGTCGCATCGTCTGAATTGGGCCGTCGATTCTATAAAAAGCCGGGTGGCAGGAATATTGCCATCAGGAATGCCAAAGACGTTTCGAATTATGTCCGCGATATGCATGAATTGCCGAAGGAGTATCTCCGCGGCATATACCTCAATAACCATCACCGCATCGTGCATGACGAAGTCCTTTCGATGGGCACTCTCGATGCGAACATCATTCATCCGCGCGAGGTTTTCAAGCCCGCATTCGAATACGGCGCTTCTGCGGTCATTCTCGTTCACAACCATCCATCGGGCGTCACGACGCCTTCCGGCTCCGATATAGAGATAACTCGTCAGCTCGTCGAAGCCGGAAAGATCATGGGCATAGCGCTCGTCGACCATGTGATCGTAAGCAAGGGCAAATACACGAGCGTGCCTGCTATCTATCAGGAATAA
- a CDS encoding MFS transporter has translation MPEEKRLVGKRFVMYVIGFVFNLSYAIPTYVNSSFLAKFTGDGLVGIIYTASSIIAIMAFVEMSDALRRFGNFKTTLGLLFLSMLSLAGLATGQSVIVIVSSFILNFVAVALTNFTIDVFLEGFSSDARTGKIRGAFFAITNAAWLIAPLITSAILKDNIYGNMYAVAGITLIPAIFLVFFGLRDVKDPAYSRLPFWKGFIQVWADRDVKSILFLSFLLQFFYAWMIIYTPIYLHETVGFDWSQIGLIFTFMLIPFVLVGGPLGRFADRHGEKKVLTASFILMGLATGAIGFVTDHNAVIWAAILFLTRVGAASAEVMIDIYFFKHVNASNTNIISFARMVRPLAYIVSPVIATILFFGFDIKGLFVFLGLFMLYGLRYTYALKDTRIV, from the coding sequence ATGCCAGAAGAGAAAAGGCTCGTCGGAAAGCGGTTCGTGATGTACGTCATCGGATTCGTATTCAACTTGAGCTATGCCATTCCGACGTACGTGAATTCGTCGTTCCTCGCCAAATTCACGGGCGACGGGCTCGTCGGCATCATATACACCGCGAGCTCTATCATCGCCATCATGGCATTCGTCGAGATGTCCGACGCCCTGCGCCGCTTCGGCAATTTCAAGACGACCCTCGGTCTGCTTTTTCTCTCTATGCTGTCGCTTGCGGGCCTTGCGACGGGCCAGTCGGTCATCGTCATCGTCTCGTCGTTCATATTGAACTTCGTCGCCGTCGCGCTCACGAACTTCACCATCGACGTCTTCTTGGAAGGATTCTCGAGCGATGCGAGGACCGGCAAGATACGCGGCGCGTTCTTCGCCATAACGAACGCGGCGTGGCTCATAGCGCCCCTTATCACATCAGCGATACTCAAAGACAACATATACGGCAATATGTACGCCGTTGCGGGCATAACCCTGATACCGGCGATATTCCTCGTATTCTTCGGCCTGCGCGACGTCAAAGACCCCGCATACAGCCGCCTGCCGTTCTGGAAGGGCTTCATTCAGGTATGGGCAGACCGCGACGTCAAAAGCATCCTCTTTTTGAGCTTCCTGCTCCAATTCTTCTATGCCTGGATGATCATTTACACGCCGATATACCTTCACGAGACGGTCGGCTTCGACTGGTCGCAGATCGGCCTCATATTCACGTTTATGCTGATCCCGTTCGTACTGGTAGGCGGTCCTTTGGGACGATTCGCCGACAGGCATGGCGAGAAGAAGGTGCTAACGGCGAGCTTCATTCTGATGGGCCTCGCGACGGGGGCGATCGGATTCGTGACCGACCATAATGCGGTGATCTGGGCGGCAATATTATTCCTGACCCGCGTCGGCGCCGCATCGGCCGAAGTGATGATAGATATCTATTTCTTCAAGCACGTAAATGCCTCGAATACGAATATCATCAGCTTTGCGCGTATGGTGCGCCCTCTCGCCTATATCGTGAGCCCCGTTATTGCGACGATCCTTTTCTTTGGTTTCGATATAAAAGGCTTATTCGTATTCCTTGGCCTCTTTATGCTCTATGGCCTGCGCTATACGTATGCCCTAAAAGATACGAGGATCGTCTAA